A genomic region of Methanothermobacter sp. CaT2 contains the following coding sequences:
- a CDS encoding pseudomurein-binding repeat-containing protein, whose protein sequence is MRWKLTIILMAVLILISPASAAVFVTDPSHAIITAPAAAHTDGRLIISSYTPEKSVVKYLRGQSPVVVGDIRVNGTRIPARTSSLARYWTRSDVVVLGTGSDISAAYLAIKNDAPLLIAGKTLPSATRTEIKRLKPRSIIICASPSAIPSSSLRGLGIPCRRVWCGSDSATLSAVQSASSQKVSAPGTLLPVAMTIWKTGASYSTSTGVRVNGTSLWSSGYPTTSVIMNRYASGNPETIYISSDRLSGVDGRSLMESIRAEISGSARVIIDEKSPAPGEADRAIKNAPKGSLAVYIAAACPGTMYGVVSGVKKGYLRSYASGLDGIVYVNYGSLNLTSTGYLPRAWDDNFSSTYFAGIKEPSRFLRDAGILLIEPRSFSRDEQIHRTAMKLIDYAYSAEGEHMVDMDTSRYVARHEIDPTTLSTDAQRLVRGEATLMPRQEWVYLASQYIAGLPIRKNNTAISDASSSINTYTGTLSRTEYRDVARRVYEFSRTNGRLPSYVQVGAAKIGRDEYTAMFAQIIQNHTDRSRMVFPSSVKVGKGLIDTVVEFIKDLIT, encoded by the coding sequence ATGAGATGGAAATTAACCATCATCCTGATGGCAGTCCTCATTTTGATTTCACCTGCATCTGCAGCGGTTTTTGTGACCGATCCGTCACATGCCATCATAACTGCACCGGCAGCAGCCCATACAGATGGCAGGCTGATAATCAGCAGTTACACGCCTGAGAAGTCTGTGGTGAAGTATCTCAGGGGCCAGAGCCCGGTGGTTGTAGGGGACATAAGGGTGAATGGGACCCGGATCCCTGCGAGGACATCTTCACTTGCACGTTACTGGACCCGGAGTGACGTTGTTGTCCTGGGGACAGGGTCAGACATTTCAGCAGCATACCTTGCAATAAAAAATGATGCCCCACTCCTTATAGCTGGTAAAACATTACCCTCAGCCACCAGGACAGAGATAAAACGTTTAAAGCCTAGGAGTATAATCATATGCGCATCCCCTTCAGCCATACCATCCTCCTCCCTGAGGGGTCTTGGAATACCCTGCAGGCGGGTCTGGTGTGGAAGTGACTCTGCAACCCTCAGTGCAGTTCAGTCAGCATCTTCACAGAAGGTATCAGCGCCAGGGACGCTTCTACCCGTTGCCATGACAATCTGGAAGACAGGGGCATCCTACAGCACCTCAACAGGGGTGAGGGTCAACGGAACTTCCCTCTGGTCCTCAGGGTACCCCACAACCTCGGTTATAATGAACCGTTACGCATCAGGCAACCCAGAAACCATATACATAAGCTCTGACAGGCTCAGTGGTGTGGATGGCAGGAGCCTCATGGAGTCCATAAGGGCCGAGATAAGTGGTTCAGCCCGGGTCATAATTGATGAGAAGTCACCCGCCCCTGGAGAGGCTGACAGGGCGATTAAGAACGCCCCGAAGGGTTCCCTGGCTGTTTACATAGCCGCTGCATGCCCCGGTACAATGTATGGTGTTGTCTCAGGGGTGAAGAAGGGGTACCTGAGATCCTATGCCAGTGGACTTGACGGTATCGTCTATGTGAACTATGGAAGCCTCAACCTCACCTCAACCGGATACCTGCCGAGGGCCTGGGACGACAACTTCTCCAGCACCTACTTTGCCGGGATAAAGGAACCATCCAGATTCCTGAGGGATGCTGGCATACTTCTCATAGAACCCAGAAGCTTCAGCCGTGATGAGCAGATACACCGCACAGCCATGAAGCTGATTGACTATGCCTACTCTGCAGAGGGGGAGCACATGGTGGATATGGATACCTCCAGATACGTTGCAAGGCATGAGATTGACCCCACAACACTATCCACTGACGCCCAGCGGCTGGTCAGGGGAGAGGCCACGTTAATGCCCAGGCAGGAATGGGTGTACCTTGCATCACAGTACATTGCAGGGCTCCCCATAAGGAAGAACAACACAGCGATATCAGATGCCTCATCATCCATTAACACCTACACCGGGACACTCTCAAGGACAGAGTACCGTGACGTTGCAAGGAGGGTCTATGAGTTCAGCAGAACTAATGGCAGACTCCCATCATATGTGCAGGTGGGTGCTGCTAAGATCGGCAGGGATGAGTACACAGCCATGTTTGCACAGATAATCCAGAACCACACAGACAGAAGCAGAATGGTGTTCCCGTCCTCTGTGAAGGTTGGTAAGGGCTTAATTGACACTGTGGTGGAGTTCATAAAGGACCTCATCACCTGA
- a CDS encoding succinylglutamate desuccinylase/aspartoacylase family protein → MKKSWIKLITLLFATMFLFSTLQAASALKTEIIYTGTGGDVTKNYYIKNYAPRTPVTSEVFQAARRGTPMFTFGDGGGKKVIVVAGVHGNELPASIAAVKLINYLSGKKIRGTVYVVPFLIPSSTARTSRYWNGKNPNSIANIRGTPTNRILQIALSRDVDAVGDFHSTRPGGVPGKTSILCTRIPTYESYSMAYYMSRYSGSAFIPAQVAGKDYPGALEDVCNLAGIPAVTAEVRSSHGSVASGSVTKSYTQMMAFLKYNGII, encoded by the coding sequence ATGAAAAAATCATGGATCAAACTCATAACACTCCTATTTGCTACCATGTTTCTATTCTCCACCCTGCAGGCAGCCTCGGCCCTCAAAACCGAGATAATCTACACAGGTACAGGGGGAGATGTGACAAAGAACTACTACATAAAGAACTACGCCCCCAGGACCCCGGTGACGTCTGAGGTGTTCCAGGCAGCCAGAAGGGGAACACCCATGTTCACCTTTGGAGATGGAGGGGGTAAGAAGGTCATAGTAGTCGCGGGGGTCCATGGAAATGAACTCCCAGCATCCATAGCCGCTGTGAAACTAATAAACTACCTCTCAGGCAAGAAGATCAGGGGCACAGTCTACGTTGTACCCTTCCTCATACCATCATCCACCGCGAGAACTTCCAGGTACTGGAATGGTAAGAACCCCAACAGCATAGCAAATATCAGGGGGACACCCACAAACAGGATACTCCAGATCGCACTTTCAAGGGACGTGGATGCAGTGGGTGACTTCCACTCAACAAGGCCCGGTGGAGTGCCAGGGAAAACATCCATCCTCTGCACAAGGATCCCCACCTATGAAAGCTACAGCATGGCATACTACATGAGCCGTTACAGTGGATCCGCATTCATACCTGCTCAGGTTGCAGGTAAGGACTATCCAGGAGCTCTTGAGGATGTATGCAACCTCGCAGGTATCCCTGCAGTAACTGCTGAGGTCAGATCTTCCCATGGCTCAGTGGCATCTGGAAGTGTAACAAAATCCTACACCCAGATGATGGCGTTCCTCAAGTACAATGGGATCATCTGA